The Bos indicus isolate NIAB-ARS_2022 breed Sahiwal x Tharparkar chromosome X, NIAB-ARS_B.indTharparkar_mat_pri_1.0, whole genome shotgun sequence genome has a window encoding:
- the ERAS gene encoding GTPase ERas isoform X2 — protein MRMCTPIFPFPIPSLGPEGASPLSERRLGSPPAFLELRDQQPAAAFVRPSSLHGSLSPGDPRPERRRLAPGPVSGPAVHISSLSCPLGAMAQPTKPDMFDLGLGTWSPRSREQSHRAWGSPSKGVGKKLPEYKAVVVGASGVGKSALTIQLNNQCFVEDHDPTIQDSYWKEMALDHGGCILNVLDTAGQATHQALRDQCVAIGDGVLGVFALDDPSSLAQLQQMRATWGPHHTQPLVLVGNKCDLVTTTGDARAAAAALAKSWGAPFVETSAKTRQGVVEAFSLLIQEIQRVREAMAKEATTGPGGDKGRHQKAMCHCGCSVA, from the exons ATGCGCATGTGCACTCCCAtcttccccttccccatcccGTCACTGGGACCTGAGGGAGCATCTCCTCTGTCAGAGCGGCGGTTGGGGTCGCCACCGGCCTTCCTGGAACTGAG AGACCAGCAACCTGCAGCCGCCTTTGTGAGGCC TTCCTCATTGCATGGCAGCCTCAGCCCCGGTGACCCCCGCCCAGAGCGAAGGCGCCTCGCACCCGGCCCTGTCTCAG GGCCTGCTGTCCACATCTCTTCCCTGAGCTGCCCGCTTGGAGCCATGGCACAGCCAACAAAGCCTGACATGTTTGATTTGGGCCTGGGCACCTGGAGCCCTAGATCCCGGGAGCAGAGCCACAGGGCTTGGGGGTCACCCTCCAAGGGTGTAGGCAAGAAGCTGCCTGAGTACAAGGCAGTGGTGGTGGGCGCAAGTGGTGTGGGAAAGAGTGCACTGACCATCCAGCTGAACAACCAGTGCTTTGTGGAAGACCACGACCCCACCATCCAGGATTCCTACTGGAAGGAGATGGCCCTAGACCACGGAGGCTGCATTCTGAACGTGCTGGACACAGCGGGGCAGGCCACTCATCAGGCCCTGCGTGACCAGTGTGTGGCGATTGGCGATGGTGTGCTGGGTGTCTTCGCCCTCGATGACCCCTCATCTCTAGCCCAGCTGCAGCAGATGCGGGCCACCTGGGGCCCACACCACACCCAGCCCCTTGTCCTTGTGGGCAACAAATGTGACCTTGTGACCACTACTGGAGATGCTCGTGCCGCTGCTGCAGCCCTCGCAAAAAGCTGGGGGGCCCCTTTCGTAGAGACCTCAGCCAAGACACGCCAGGGTGTGGTAGAGGCCTTTTCCCTACTCATCCAGGAGATCCAAAGGGTCCGGGAAGCCATGGCAAAGGAGGCCACGACAGGGCCAGGTGGGGATAAAGGCCGGCACCAGAAAGCCATGTGCCACTGTGGCTGCTCTGTGGCCTGA
- the ERAS gene encoding GTPase ERas isoform X1, which yields MEGTVVGWTCPSLLGSGRRQRFMPGGGVPYHLTLAVGTVASPFPRHPAVVCVTSGQSSPLTPKPRCSSSSLHGSLSPGDPRPERRRLAPGPVSGPAVHISSLSCPLGAMAQPTKPDMFDLGLGTWSPRSREQSHRAWGSPSKGVGKKLPEYKAVVVGASGVGKSALTIQLNNQCFVEDHDPTIQDSYWKEMALDHGGCILNVLDTAGQATHQALRDQCVAIGDGVLGVFALDDPSSLAQLQQMRATWGPHHTQPLVLVGNKCDLVTTTGDARAAAAALAKSWGAPFVETSAKTRQGVVEAFSLLIQEIQRVREAMAKEATTGPGGDKGRHQKAMCHCGCSVA from the exons ATGGAGGGGACTGTCGTTGGGTGGACATGCCCCTCCCTCCTTGGGTCAGGGAGACGACAGCGGTTCATGCCTGGGGGAGGGGTCCCCTACCACCTTACACTGGCAGTTGGCACCGTTGCTTCCCCATTCCCCCGCCACCCTGCAGTGGTCTGTGTGACCTCGGGTCAGTCATCGCCACTCACTCCCAAGCCTCGCTGTTCCAGTTCCTCATTGCATGGCAGCCTCAGCCCCGGTGACCCCCGCCCAGAGCGAAGGCGCCTCGCACCCGGCCCTGTCTCAG GGCCTGCTGTCCACATCTCTTCCCTGAGCTGCCCGCTTGGAGCCATGGCACAGCCAACAAAGCCTGACATGTTTGATTTGGGCCTGGGCACCTGGAGCCCTAGATCCCGGGAGCAGAGCCACAGGGCTTGGGGGTCACCCTCCAAGGGTGTAGGCAAGAAGCTGCCTGAGTACAAGGCAGTGGTGGTGGGCGCAAGTGGTGTGGGAAAGAGTGCACTGACCATCCAGCTGAACAACCAGTGCTTTGTGGAAGACCACGACCCCACCATCCAGGATTCCTACTGGAAGGAGATGGCCCTAGACCACGGAGGCTGCATTCTGAACGTGCTGGACACAGCGGGGCAGGCCACTCATCAGGCCCTGCGTGACCAGTGTGTGGCGATTGGCGATGGTGTGCTGGGTGTCTTCGCCCTCGATGACCCCTCATCTCTAGCCCAGCTGCAGCAGATGCGGGCCACCTGGGGCCCACACCACACCCAGCCCCTTGTCCTTGTGGGCAACAAATGTGACCTTGTGACCACTACTGGAGATGCTCGTGCCGCTGCTGCAGCCCTCGCAAAAAGCTGGGGGGCCCCTTTCGTAGAGACCTCAGCCAAGACACGCCAGGGTGTGGTAGAGGCCTTTTCCCTACTCATCCAGGAGATCCAAAGGGTCCGGGAAGCCATGGCAAAGGAGGCCACGACAGGGCCAGGTGGGGATAAAGGCCGGCACCAGAAAGCCATGTGCCACTGTGGCTGCTCTGTGGCCTGA
- the ERAS gene encoding GTPase ERas isoform X3, whose translation MAQPTKPDMFDLGLGTWSPRSREQSHRAWGSPSKGVGKKLPEYKAVVVGASGVGKSALTIQLNNQCFVEDHDPTIQDSYWKEMALDHGGCILNVLDTAGQATHQALRDQCVAIGDGVLGVFALDDPSSLAQLQQMRATWGPHHTQPLVLVGNKCDLVTTTGDARAAAAALAKSWGAPFVETSAKTRQGVVEAFSLLIQEIQRVREAMAKEATTGPGGDKGRHQKAMCHCGCSVA comes from the coding sequence ATGGCACAGCCAACAAAGCCTGACATGTTTGATTTGGGCCTGGGCACCTGGAGCCCTAGATCCCGGGAGCAGAGCCACAGGGCTTGGGGGTCACCCTCCAAGGGTGTAGGCAAGAAGCTGCCTGAGTACAAGGCAGTGGTGGTGGGCGCAAGTGGTGTGGGAAAGAGTGCACTGACCATCCAGCTGAACAACCAGTGCTTTGTGGAAGACCACGACCCCACCATCCAGGATTCCTACTGGAAGGAGATGGCCCTAGACCACGGAGGCTGCATTCTGAACGTGCTGGACACAGCGGGGCAGGCCACTCATCAGGCCCTGCGTGACCAGTGTGTGGCGATTGGCGATGGTGTGCTGGGTGTCTTCGCCCTCGATGACCCCTCATCTCTAGCCCAGCTGCAGCAGATGCGGGCCACCTGGGGCCCACACCACACCCAGCCCCTTGTCCTTGTGGGCAACAAATGTGACCTTGTGACCACTACTGGAGATGCTCGTGCCGCTGCTGCAGCCCTCGCAAAAAGCTGGGGGGCCCCTTTCGTAGAGACCTCAGCCAAGACACGCCAGGGTGTGGTAGAGGCCTTTTCCCTACTCATCCAGGAGATCCAAAGGGTCCGGGAAGCCATGGCAAAGGAGGCCACGACAGGGCCAGGTGGGGATAAAGGCCGGCACCAGAAAGCCATGTGCCACTGTGGCTGCTCTGTGGCCTGA
- the PCSK1N gene encoding proSAAS codes for MAGSPLLHGPRAGGVGLLVLLLLGLLGPPRTLCARPVKEPRSLGAASPPLAEASGHRRFRRAAPRGEAAGAVQELARALAHLLEAERQERARAEAQEAEDQQARVLAQLRRIWGAPRTSDPALGLENDPDAPAAQLARALLRARLDPAALAAQLVPAPAPAAALRLRPPVYDDGPTGPDGEDAGDETPDLDPELLRYLLGRILTGIADTEAVAAPRRLRRAADQDTGPELPPEGVLGALLRVKRLETPAPQAPARRLLP; via the exons ATGGCGGGGTCGCCACTGCTCCACGGGCCGCGGGCCGGGGGCGTCGGCCTTTTGGTGCTGCTGCTCTTGGGCTTACTTGGGCCACCCCGCACTCTCTGCGCAAGGCCGGTAAAG GAGCCCCGCAGCCTGGGCGCAGCCTCGCCGCCCTTGGCTGAGGCCAGCGGTCACCGCCGCTTCCGGCGGGCGGCGCCGAGGGGAGAGGCTGCGGGGGCTGTGCAGGAGCTGGCGCGGGCGCTGGCGCACCTGCTGGAGGCCGAACGGCAGGAGCGGGCGCGGGCTGAGGCGCAGGAGGCCGAGGATCAGCAGGCGCGCGTCCTGGCGCAGCTCCGGCGCATCTGGGGCGCACCCCGCACCAGTGAcccagccctgggcctggagAACGACCCCGACGCGCCCGCCGCGCAGCTCGCCCGCGCCCTGCTCCGCGCCCGCCTGGACCCGGCGGCCCTGGCAGCCCAGCTtgtccccgcccctgcccccgccgCGGCGCTCAGACTCCGGCCCCCAGTCTACGACGATGGCCCCACGGGCCCCGATGGCGAGGACGCCGGCGACGAGACGCCAGACCTGGACCCCGAGCTGCTGAG GTATTTGTTGGGGCGGATCCTAACGGGAATCGCCGACACCGAAGCCGTCGCTGCCCCGCGTCGCCTCCGCCGCGCCGCCGACCAGGATACTGGCCCTGAGCTACCCCCTGAGGGTGTGCTGGGGGCCCTGCTGCGTGTGAAGCGTCTGGAGACCCCCGCACCCCAAGCGCCGGCGCGCCGCCTCCTGCCCTGA